A window of the Oncorhynchus mykiss isolate Arlee chromosome 15, USDA_OmykA_1.1, whole genome shotgun sequence genome harbors these coding sequences:
- the LOC110490261 gene encoding single-stranded DNA-binding protein, mitochondrial isoform X1, whose translation MRLYASSLQVFRQLVRHQSTDTSLILERSINRVQLLGRVGQDPVMRQVEGRNPVTIFSMATNEMWRSGDVETSPAGDVSQKTTWHRVSIFKPGLRDVAYQYVKKGSRVLVEGKLDYGEYVDKNNVRRQATTIIADNIVFLSDNIRGRDQ comes from the exons ATGCGTCTTTATGCCTCTTCCCTGCAGGTTTTCAGACAGCTGGTTAGACACCAGTCTACAGACACCAGCCTGATCCTGGAGAGAT CGATTAACCGTGTCCAGCTGCTGGGCCGCGTGGGGCAGGACCCTGTCATGAGACAGGTGGAGGGACGGAACCCCGTCACCATTTTCTCCATGGCAACCAACGAGATGTGGCGCTCCGGGGACGTGGAGACGTCTCCCGCAGGAGATGTCAGCCAGAAGACGACGTGGCATCGTGTGTCAATCTTCAAGCCTGGTCTGAGGGATGTGGCCTACCAGTATGTCAAGAAAGG GTCGAGGGTTCTGGTGGAGGGGAAGTTGGATTACGGTGAATACGTAGACAAGAACAACGTCAGACGCCAGGCTACTACCATCATTGCAG ACAATATTGTATTCTTAAGCGACAACATTCGAGGGAGGGACCAATGA
- the LOC110490261 gene encoding single-stranded DNA-binding protein, mitochondrial isoform X2, which translates to MLRNGAAQVFRQLVRHQSTDTSLILERSINRVQLLGRVGQDPVMRQVEGRNPVTIFSMATNEMWRSGDVETSPAGDVSQKTTWHRVSIFKPGLRDVAYQYVKKGSRVLVEGKLDYGEYVDKNNVRRQATTIIADNIVFLSDNIRGRDQ; encoded by the exons ATGTTGAGAAACGGAGCAGCACAG GTTTTCAGACAGCTGGTTAGACACCAGTCTACAGACACCAGCCTGATCCTGGAGAGAT CGATTAACCGTGTCCAGCTGCTGGGCCGCGTGGGGCAGGACCCTGTCATGAGACAGGTGGAGGGACGGAACCCCGTCACCATTTTCTCCATGGCAACCAACGAGATGTGGCGCTCCGGGGACGTGGAGACGTCTCCCGCAGGAGATGTCAGCCAGAAGACGACGTGGCATCGTGTGTCAATCTTCAAGCCTGGTCTGAGGGATGTGGCCTACCAGTATGTCAAGAAAGG GTCGAGGGTTCTGGTGGAGGGGAAGTTGGATTACGGTGAATACGTAGACAAGAACAACGTCAGACGCCAGGCTACTACCATCATTGCAG ACAATATTGTATTCTTAAGCGACAACATTCGAGGGAGGGACCAATGA